A portion of the Gemmatimonadaceae bacterium genome contains these proteins:
- a CDS encoding GNAT family N-acetyltransferase gives MRGPHKRPAPDVARNAVPGSNARAETAGAAGDCLTKNAALALRVATMSDVPALNAMIAESARGLSAGYYTPAQVDALVTHVFGVDTHLVTDGTYYVIHAPDGAPAAAGGWSSRRALYGGDQMASHDTTDARLDPTRDAAKIRAFFVHPAFTRRGLARRLYAECVGAARAAGFRRIELMATLPGEPLYRALGFAEIERIEATLPDGVVVPLVRMARAV, from the coding sequence ATGCGTGGGCCTCACAAGCGACCAGCGCCGGATGTGGCCCGGAACGCGGTGCCCGGCTCCAATGCGCGTGCCGAGACGGCAGGCGCAGCCGGCGATTGCCTAACAAAGAACGCGGCCCTCGCGCTCCGCGTGGCCACGATGTCCGACGTCCCGGCGCTCAACGCCATGATTGCGGAATCCGCTCGGGGACTGAGCGCGGGCTATTACACGCCTGCGCAGGTCGACGCTCTGGTGACGCATGTTTTTGGCGTCGACACGCATCTCGTCACCGATGGCACTTACTATGTGATCCACGCGCCGGACGGCGCGCCCGCCGCGGCGGGTGGCTGGAGTTCGCGTCGCGCTCTGTATGGTGGCGATCAGATGGCGTCGCACGACACGACAGACGCGCGGCTCGATCCGACGCGGGACGCCGCAAAGATCCGCGCGTTCTTCGTGCACCCGGCGTTCACACGGCGCGGCCTGGCGCGGCGACTCTATGCCGAATGCGTCGGCGCCGCGCGTGCGGCAGGATTCCGTCGGATCGAGCTCATGGCGACGCTCCCCGGTGAACCCCTGTATCGCGCACTCGGCTTCGCGGAAATCGAGCGCATCGAGGCCACGCTGCCGGACGGCGTCGTGGTCCCGCTCGTGCGCATGGCGCGCGCCGTGTGA
- a CDS encoding serine/threonine-protein kinase yields MDLRDQLQDTLRTTYTLEHELGGGGMSRVFVANELRLNRKVVVKVLAPELMQGLSADRFEREILLAASLQQANIVPVLSAGDSGGAPYFTMPYVEGQSLRARLALGALSIAEVISILRDVARALAYAHERGVVHRDIKPDNVLLSRGAAMVTDFGIAKAIAASATGPRGATLTQLGTALGTPAYMAPEQAAGDPNTDHRADFYAFGCMAYELLTGHPPFDAKTPQRLLAAHMSETPNPVTDERPDTPPELARLVSQCLEKEPGARPRSADEILATLGVISTGDSSRQRALPGILIGGRAMIRRALMIYAVAFVAVAVLAKAAIVGIGLPDWVFPGSLIVMALGLPVILFTGYAQFVARRALTTSPTFTPGGTPSVATHGTMAHLALKASPHLSWRRTMFGGAYAVGAFVLLVGAFMLLRALGIGPAGSLLARGMFTAREPVIIADFGVQHTDTALGAVASDAVRAALAQSSMISLVPAPQIAAELRRMERPPNTRLDLATAREMAQREGVKAVVDGEVTGVGTGYIITLRLVSADSGLELASFRESGDGPRGLIDATDKLARKLRGKIGESLRSVQASPPLAQATTASLEALRLFSEATRANGAENVAAAVQFARQAVAADSNFASAWRLLAVAIGNNGGSRDEQDSALVHAYRLRDRLPEMERLQTEAYYFHEGPHQDRARALAAYMALIQRGDSTVAPINAGEVLRTERLYAKAESLNAMSRSQGVQPGIAIGNTIELQLDQGNVRGAEKTLESWRRRAPDSHGFKHHEVLVRLAAGDTAAFQALVDSFVRGGDPVLQQWGQSARATVDFLHGRLADGERALREQAAVLPRADGARLEDALTKAIIDAWFHGPSPNAVREVDAALAGVPLSRIPLADRPYFDVATAYAIAGDPDKAAASVAQFRRDDPDTSDLRLESRGLHGTLGLIALARGDGKTALSQFRQADVWYDGLPSDECAPCIHLMLARAFDASSSADSAIAEYEAYIATPFWAKLFGGSGEQIGFGDAIVLAGIHKRLGELYEAKGEREKAASHYAAFIELWRNADPELQPQVADVRRRLARLGDSETKAD; encoded by the coding sequence ATGGATCTGCGGGACCAACTCCAGGACACATTGCGCACGACGTACACCCTCGAGCATGAGCTCGGGGGCGGCGGCATGTCGCGCGTGTTCGTGGCCAATGAGCTCCGGCTCAACCGCAAAGTCGTGGTCAAGGTCTTGGCGCCGGAGCTCATGCAGGGATTGAGCGCGGATCGGTTCGAGCGTGAGATCCTCTTGGCCGCCTCGCTTCAGCAGGCGAACATCGTTCCCGTGTTGAGTGCGGGCGACAGCGGGGGCGCGCCGTACTTCACCATGCCGTACGTGGAGGGGCAGAGTCTGCGTGCGCGGCTGGCGCTCGGGGCCCTGTCCATCGCCGAGGTCATTTCGATTCTGCGCGACGTGGCGCGGGCGCTCGCCTACGCGCACGAGCGCGGCGTGGTGCATCGCGACATCAAGCCCGACAACGTGCTGCTCTCGCGCGGCGCGGCGATGGTCACGGATTTCGGGATCGCCAAGGCCATCGCTGCCTCGGCGACCGGACCGCGCGGCGCCACGCTCACTCAGTTAGGCACGGCGCTCGGCACCCCGGCGTACATGGCGCCGGAGCAGGCGGCGGGAGATCCGAACACGGATCACCGCGCCGACTTCTATGCGTTCGGCTGCATGGCGTACGAGCTGCTCACGGGGCATCCCCCGTTCGACGCGAAAACGCCGCAGCGGCTGCTCGCCGCGCACATGAGCGAGACGCCGAATCCGGTGACCGACGAACGTCCGGATACGCCGCCGGAATTGGCGCGGCTCGTGTCGCAGTGTCTCGAGAAGGAGCCGGGAGCGCGTCCCCGGTCGGCCGATGAGATCCTGGCGACGCTGGGCGTGATTTCGACGGGCGACTCCTCCCGCCAACGGGCGCTGCCCGGCATCCTCATTGGCGGGCGCGCGATGATCCGGCGGGCGCTCATGATTTACGCCGTGGCGTTCGTGGCCGTCGCGGTGCTGGCGAAGGCGGCGATCGTCGGCATCGGGCTTCCCGACTGGGTGTTCCCGGGCTCGCTCATCGTCATGGCGCTCGGCCTGCCGGTGATTCTGTTCACGGGGTACGCGCAGTTCGTGGCGCGCCGGGCGCTCACGACGTCGCCCACGTTCACGCCTGGCGGCACGCCGAGTGTGGCGACGCACGGCACGATGGCGCATCTGGCGCTCAAGGCGAGTCCGCACCTGTCCTGGCGCAGAACGATGTTCGGCGGCGCGTACGCGGTGGGCGCGTTCGTGCTCCTGGTGGGCGCGTTCATGCTGCTCCGTGCGTTAGGCATCGGTCCGGCGGGGTCGTTGCTGGCGCGCGGCATGTTCACCGCGCGCGAGCCGGTGATCATCGCCGACTTCGGCGTGCAGCATACGGACACGGCGCTCGGCGCCGTGGCCAGCGACGCGGTGCGGGCGGCGCTCGCGCAGTCGTCGATGATCTCGCTCGTGCCGGCGCCGCAGATCGCCGCCGAGCTGCGCCGCATGGAGCGTCCGCCCAACACTCGCCTCGACCTGGCGACGGCGCGCGAGATGGCGCAGCGCGAAGGCGTGAAGGCGGTGGTCGATGGAGAAGTGACCGGCGTCGGCACGGGCTACATCATCACGCTCCGGTTAGTCAGCGCCGACTCCGGGCTCGAGCTCGCGTCATTTCGCGAATCCGGTGACGGGCCGCGCGGGCTGATCGACGCGACGGACAAGTTGGCGAGGAAGCTGCGCGGAAAAATCGGCGAGTCGCTGCGCAGCGTGCAGGCCAGTCCGCCGCTCGCGCAGGCGACGACGGCATCGCTCGAAGCGCTCCGCCTGTTCAGCGAGGCCACTCGTGCGAATGGAGCAGAAAACGTTGCGGCGGCAGTACAGTTCGCGCGCCAGGCCGTAGCCGCGGACTCGAACTTTGCGTCCGCGTGGAGGCTGCTCGCGGTCGCGATCGGCAACAATGGCGGCTCCCGCGACGAACAGGATTCGGCGCTGGTCCACGCATACCGATTGCGCGACCGTCTGCCCGAGATGGAGCGCCTGCAGACGGAGGCGTACTACTTTCACGAAGGTCCGCACCAGGATCGCGCACGCGCGCTCGCTGCGTACATGGCGCTCATCCAGCGCGGCGATTCGACCGTCGCCCCGATCAACGCCGGCGAAGTGCTGCGCACGGAGCGCCTCTATGCCAAGGCCGAATCGCTCAACGCGATGTCGAGAAGTCAGGGCGTGCAGCCGGGCATCGCGATTGGCAACACGATCGAGCTGCAGCTCGACCAGGGGAATGTGCGCGGCGCCGAGAAGACACTGGAGTCCTGGCGGCGCCGCGCGCCCGATTCGCATGGGTTCAAGCATCACGAGGTGTTGGTGCGCCTTGCGGCCGGCGACACCGCGGCGTTCCAGGCGCTCGTCGACAGTTTCGTGCGGGGCGGTGATCCGGTCTTGCAGCAATGGGGTCAAAGCGCCCGTGCGACAGTGGATTTCCTGCACGGCCGTCTCGCCGATGGGGAGCGCGCGTTGCGCGAGCAGGCGGCCGTTCTGCCGCGGGCGGACGGCGCTCGCCTCGAGGATGCGCTGACCAAGGCGATCATCGATGCGTGGTTCCACGGACCATCGCCTAACGCAGTGCGCGAAGTGGATGCTGCACTGGCGGGCGTGCCCCTGTCGCGGATCCCGCTGGCCGATCGTCCGTACTTCGACGTCGCGACGGCCTACGCCATCGCCGGGGATCCCGACAAGGCCGCGGCGAGTGTCGCGCAGTTTCGGCGAGACGACCCGGACACGAGTGACTTGCGCCTCGAGTCGCGGGGACTGCACGGCACGTTGGGCTTGATCGCGCTCGCGCGCGGCGACGGGAAGACCGCGCTGTCCCAGTTCCGTCAGGCCGACGTGTGGTACGACGGCCTGCCGTCGGACGAGTGCGCACCCTGCATTCACTTAATGCTCGCGCGCGCGTTCGACGCGTCGTCGTCGGCCGACTCGGCGATCGCGGAATACGAAGCGTACATCGCCACGCCGTTCTGGGCGAAGCTGTTCGGCGGGTCCGGCGAGCAGATCGGTTTCGGCGACGCGATCGTGCTGGCCGGGATCCACAAGCGGTTAGGCGAGCTGTACGAGGCCAAGGGCGAGCGCGAGAAGGCCGCGTCCCACTACGCGGCGTTCATCGAGCTGTGGCGGAACGCCGATCCCGAGCTGCAGCCGCAGGTGGCCGACGTGCGGCGGCGGTTGGCTCGGTTAGGCGACAGCGAGACGAAGGCCGACTGA
- a CDS encoding glycosyltransferase family 4 protein — MIRPKLLVLSQTLPFPPDGGVKVRTYNVLKQLATAFDIVALCFYRSKTSSDTAVAGLRDLARVEAFPIPQEHSRLRLLRDHLHSSVSRRVYTAFAYRSHKFRARLVDLLASEHFSLAHADSLDLSDYFPRIGNVPLICVHHDVQSALLRRRAQQQRAPWTRGYIAYQAELMRREERRWCPRVDLNVTVSDVDRDALRAVAPGSRVAVVPNGVDVDYFHPRGGGAADSVVFVGGSSWFPNADAMRYFGQAILPLIRERGASPHVVWVGSTTAEERSGFRRDFGIEATGYVEDTRPHVGGAGCCIAPIRVGGGTRIKILDAWAMGKAVVSTSIGCEGLAAVDGDNILVRDDPRAFADAVIAVLNDESLRDRLGRSGRSTVERVYSWETIGRGMIAEYLAVAAKRSEGQIPDATSGLPSLSS, encoded by the coding sequence GTGATACGGCCGAAGCTTCTCGTTCTGTCGCAAACGCTCCCGTTCCCGCCCGACGGCGGCGTCAAGGTTCGCACGTACAACGTCCTCAAGCAGCTCGCGACGGCGTTCGACATCGTCGCCCTTTGCTTCTATCGCTCGAAGACCAGCAGCGACACGGCGGTCGCGGGGCTTCGCGACTTGGCGCGTGTGGAAGCATTCCCGATTCCACAGGAGCATTCGCGGCTGCGCTTGCTGCGCGACCATCTTCATAGCTCGGTGAGCCGGCGCGTCTACACCGCGTTCGCGTACCGTTCGCACAAATTCCGCGCGCGGCTCGTCGACCTTCTCGCCTCCGAGCACTTCTCGCTTGCGCATGCGGACAGCCTCGACCTGTCCGACTATTTCCCGCGCATTGGCAACGTGCCGCTGATCTGCGTGCATCACGATGTGCAATCCGCGTTGCTCAGGAGGCGCGCCCAACAACAGCGCGCGCCGTGGACGCGGGGCTACATCGCGTATCAGGCCGAGTTGATGAGACGCGAGGAACGTCGCTGGTGCCCGCGCGTCGATTTGAACGTGACGGTGTCGGACGTCGACCGCGATGCGCTCCGCGCCGTTGCGCCCGGGTCGCGTGTTGCCGTTGTCCCGAATGGCGTAGACGTGGACTATTTCCACCCGCGGGGCGGCGGAGCTGCCGACAGCGTCGTTTTTGTCGGCGGCAGCAGCTGGTTTCCGAACGCCGACGCTATGCGGTACTTTGGTCAAGCGATTCTCCCGTTGATTCGGGAGCGGGGCGCATCACCGCACGTCGTATGGGTCGGAAGCACGACGGCGGAGGAGAGAAGCGGATTCCGGCGCGACTTCGGCATCGAGGCAACCGGCTACGTCGAAGACACGCGGCCGCATGTCGGAGGGGCAGGGTGCTGCATCGCTCCGATTCGGGTTGGAGGTGGCACACGCATCAAGATTCTCGACGCATGGGCCATGGGGAAAGCGGTGGTGAGCACTTCGATCGGCTGCGAGGGACTGGCGGCAGTCGATGGCGACAACATCCTGGTGCGCGACGACCCGCGCGCATTCGCGGACGCCGTGATTGCGGTGTTGAATGACGAATCACTGCGCGACCGGCTCGGCCGCTCCGGCCGATCGACGGTGGAGCGGGTGTATTCGTGGGAGACGATCGGCCGCGGCATGATCGCGGAGTATCTGGCCGTCGCGGCGAAGCGGTCCGAGGGCCAGATTCCGGATGCCACGTCCGGGTTGCCGTCGCTGTCTTCCTGA
- a CDS encoding antibiotic biosynthesis monooxygenase yields the protein MIGRTWHGRVPAKKADAYHKYLLRTGLSDYAATPGNRGVFVLRRDDGDVTHFLLLTLWQSLDAIRAFAGEDYERARYYPEDDDYLLEREPFVVHYDVLAASGVKE from the coding sequence ATGATTGGACGAACCTGGCACGGCCGCGTGCCGGCCAAGAAAGCCGACGCCTATCACAAGTATCTGCTGCGTACGGGACTCTCCGACTACGCCGCGACCCCCGGCAACCGCGGCGTATTCGTGCTGCGCCGCGACGACGGTGATGTGACGCACTTTCTGCTGCTCACACTCTGGCAGTCGCTCGACGCGATCCGCGCCTTCGCCGGCGAGGACTACGAGCGGGCGCGCTACTACCCGGAGGACGACGACTATCTGTTGGAACGCGAGCCGTTCGTCGTGCACTACGACGTCCTCGCAGCCTCGGGCGTGAAGGAATGA
- a CDS encoding Gfo/Idh/MocA family oxidoreductase, translated as MTSAPPAAGLLPDTKPPSTQTKSPLRIGIVGAGHMAVNHALAIARAGIPARVVAFADPSSVARNALAAQAPDAAAYESVDDMLAGGGMDVIHICTPPATHMQLARAAIEAGCHVYVEKPFTPTVGEAEELLRLASSRHVLVCAGHQLLYEQPARKAEANAAALGRIVHVESYFSFRIGGGAPLPADLMLLDILPHPVYLLLNFLERASPGPTELKSIQVGHAGTVHALVRRGSVTGHLIVTVEGRPIESYLRLVGTNGAIYADFVRGTVQKLFGPGTSGIDKILSPYRIATQLVGGTTRALGRRFIKRQRWYPGLAELFGAFYTAVQEGSPSPISPESIIETVRICEKISQALTAPPSLAETAAPVGRLAVALTGGTGFLGRAVTKKLLDRGLAVRVLARRPPAAWERLPGVDYIAADLGKGVDPQALAGADVLIHAAAETSGGWEEHQRNSIDATERVLRAAAAAGVRQVIHVSSLAVLSRPRRGLINENTALEPDSRGSGPYVWGKLESERRAIELGASLGLSVKVVRPGAIVDYAAFDPPGLLGRRIGPMFVAVGGRRDRVDAVDIRFTADVLAHMAERFSEAPNVVNLIATDPPTKRDLVGNLRRDNPGLTVIWLPWPVLVPLSGMATLLQKALRPRRPAISLRKVFASRRYDNAQVRALAARMGDEKSQAASGGNANRGTAYP; from the coding sequence ATGACCTCTGCACCGCCTGCTGCCGGTTTACTTCCTGACACCAAACCGCCGTCAACCCAAACGAAGAGCCCGCTGCGCATAGGAATTGTGGGCGCCGGGCACATGGCCGTGAATCATGCGCTGGCCATTGCCCGGGCCGGCATACCCGCCCGGGTCGTCGCCTTCGCGGACCCATCGTCGGTTGCACGCAACGCTCTTGCGGCGCAGGCGCCGGACGCGGCCGCCTACGAATCCGTCGACGATATGCTGGCCGGTGGCGGCATGGACGTGATTCATATCTGCACCCCGCCCGCGACCCACATGCAATTGGCGCGAGCGGCCATCGAAGCGGGATGCCACGTGTATGTTGAGAAGCCGTTCACGCCCACGGTGGGCGAAGCGGAAGAGCTGTTGCGGCTCGCTTCGTCACGCCACGTGCTCGTATGCGCTGGCCACCAGTTGCTTTACGAGCAACCGGCCCGCAAAGCGGAGGCGAACGCGGCAGCGCTCGGCCGGATCGTTCATGTCGAGAGCTATTTCTCGTTCCGCATCGGCGGCGGAGCACCGCTTCCGGCCGACCTCATGCTGCTCGACATCCTGCCCCATCCCGTATACCTGCTGCTGAATTTTCTCGAGCGAGCATCCCCGGGACCCACGGAGTTGAAATCCATCCAGGTGGGGCACGCGGGGACGGTGCACGCCCTGGTGCGGCGCGGATCCGTGACCGGCCACCTGATCGTGACGGTGGAAGGACGTCCGATCGAAAGCTATCTGCGCCTGGTTGGGACTAACGGAGCAATTTACGCCGACTTCGTTCGCGGCACGGTGCAAAAGCTGTTCGGCCCCGGCACGTCCGGAATCGACAAGATTCTGTCGCCGTATCGCATTGCCACGCAGCTTGTCGGTGGGACGACGCGCGCGCTCGGTCGCCGGTTCATCAAACGCCAGCGATGGTATCCCGGGCTCGCGGAACTGTTCGGCGCTTTCTATACCGCAGTCCAGGAAGGCTCACCGTCGCCGATCAGCCCGGAGAGCATCATCGAAACGGTTCGCATCTGCGAGAAAATCTCGCAGGCGCTAACGGCGCCACCATCCCTCGCCGAAACAGCGGCGCCGGTTGGCCGGCTCGCGGTTGCTCTGACCGGCGGGACCGGATTTCTCGGCAGGGCCGTCACAAAGAAACTGCTCGATCGGGGACTGGCCGTCCGCGTGCTGGCCAGGCGACCGCCAGCTGCGTGGGAGCGTTTGCCGGGCGTTGACTACATCGCGGCGGATCTGGGGAAAGGTGTCGATCCACAAGCGCTGGCGGGCGCAGATGTCCTGATCCACGCCGCAGCCGAAACATCGGGCGGTTGGGAAGAGCATCAGCGCAATTCGATCGACGCGACTGAGCGAGTGCTTCGCGCGGCCGCTGCTGCCGGGGTGCGCCAGGTAATCCACGTCAGCAGCTTGGCGGTGCTCTCGCGTCCTCGCCGGGGACTGATCAACGAGAACACGGCGCTCGAACCTGATAGCCGTGGCTCGGGACCGTACGTGTGGGGCAAGCTCGAGTCGGAGCGGCGCGCCATCGAGTTAGGCGCGTCCCTCGGTCTCAGCGTCAAGGTGGTCCGTCCGGGCGCCATCGTCGATTACGCGGCGTTCGATCCTCCGGGGCTGCTCGGCCGGCGCATCGGCCCGATGTTCGTGGCCGTCGGCGGACGACGCGACCGTGTCGACGCCGTCGACATCCGATTCACTGCCGATGTCCTGGCTCACATGGCCGAGCGGTTCAGCGAGGCGCCGAACGTCGTCAACCTGATCGCAACGGACCCGCCAACGAAACGGGACCTGGTCGGGAACCTGCGTCGCGACAACCCCGGCCTCACCGTCATCTGGCTCCCGTGGCCGGTTCTCGTGCCGCTCTCGGGCATGGCCACACTGCTCCAGAAGGCCCTACGGCCGCGACGCCCCGCGATCAGCTTGCGCAAGGTCTTTGCTTCGCGGCGCTACGACAACGCGCAGGTTCGCGCCCTGGCGGCGCGCATGGGCGACGAGAAGTCGCAAGCCGCGAGCGGCGGAAATGCGAATCGGGGCACGGCGTATCCGTGA